The following nucleotide sequence is from Gymnodinialimonas sp. 202GB13-11.
GGGCGGGGGAACGGCCCTTTGGATTGCAGCGGTCTGTTATCTGCCGATGTTGGCGGTTCTTCCTGTTCTGCGGCCAAGGGCATTGCAGCCGCGCGCGCCGTCGCCGTTCCTGACGGATCTGCGCGACGGGATTGGCTATGCCGTCAGGACTCCGCTCATCCGGCAGGCTTTGTTGATCACGTTGGTCTTTGCCACGGTCGCACGCGGCGCTTTGGAGGTTTTGCCCGTGCTGGCCGATGGCGGGTTCGGGCGTGGGGCGGCGGGCCTTGGCTTTCTGACAGGCGCGGCGGGGGCGGGGGCGTTGGCCTCGGCTGTGATGAAGGCGGCAGGCGTAGGGGCCGTTGGCGCGCGTATTCCGTTGGCGGTGTGGGCGGCCGCGATGGCCGGGCAGGGGGCGGTGATCGCCATGGGGCTGGCGCCGAGCTGGCCCTTGGCCTTGGCGGCGACCGCGCTGACTGGGTTCTGCGCGACGTGGTGCGGGGTCAGCCTGCAATCCGCCATTCAAACGGACTTGCCCGACGGGTTGAGGGGCCGTGTGATGAGCCTTTGGGTTGTCGTGGGCTTCGGCACGGTAGCTATCGGCTCACTCGGGATCGGCGCGTTGGCCGACGCCACGGATGTGGGCAACGCGCTGGCCGTCGCAGGGGCCTTGGGGGCTGCGGCAATGGGGGCCGTCGCCGTGGGGGTGCGCGCCCGGGCAAATCACCCTATGTGAAGGGAAACGCCTCTGCCCGGAGTCCCCTGACATGTCCCAGACCCGCGAAACGATCCTTGATGCCTTGCGCGCAGTGGCCCTGCCCGATGGTGGTGACCTTGTCAGCCGCGATATGGTGCGTGCCGTGCAGGTGCAGGGGGCAAAGGTCAGTTTCATCATCGAGGCCGCCACGCCAGAGGCCGCGCAGGCCATGGGCCCGGTGCGCGATGCAGCCCAGGCGCTGGTGGAGCGGATGGATGGCGTTGAGAGTGCGATGGTTGCCCTGACAGCGCCAGCACCGGCCAAGGCCGCGGAACCAAGCACGCCCCCGCCAAGCCTGAAGGTGGGCGGGCATATGAAACCGCAGGAAGGGCCGATGAAGCCATCCGGTGTAAAGCGGATCATCGGGATCGGCTCGGGCAAGGGCGGAGTTGGCAAATCCACGGTCTCCACGAACCTGGCGGTGGCTTTGGCGCGGCAGGGGCGCAAGGTCGGGCTGCTGGACGCGGATATCTACGGGCCGAGCGTGCCGCGCATGATGGGTGTAAACAAGCGCCCGGCCTCGCCCGATGGCAAAACGATCATTCCGTTGCAGGGGCATGGCGTGACGCTGATGTCCATCGGCTTCATGCTGCCCGAAGAGAAGGCCGTGGTGTGGCGGGGCCCGATGTTGATGGGCGCATTGCAACAGATGCTGACGCAGGTGGAATGGGGCGAGTTGGATGTCCTGTTGGTCGACCTGCCGCCCGGTACCGGTGATGTCGCGATGACGCTGTGCCAGAAGTCAGACGTGACAGGGGCCATCATCGTATCGACCCCGCAGGATGTGGCGCTTTTGGACGCGAAGAAGGCGCTCGACATGTTCAACACGCTCAAGACGCCCATTCTGGGCCTGATCGAGAATATGGGCGCGTTCCATTGCCCCAATTGCGGGCATGAAGCGCATATCTTCGGGCAGGGTGGGGTGATGAGTGCGGCGGCTGAGGCCGGGTTGCCCTTCCTCGGCACGTTGCCGATTGATCTGGAGACCCGCGTGGCGGGCGATGCCGGTGTGCCGATTGCGTCGGGTGATAGCCCGATGGCGGAGGCCTATGCCGCCCTCGCGCGGCGCTTCATTGACGGTGGGATGGCCTGACACCGGGTCACCCACAGGTGAAACGAATCACCTGAAACCAGAACAAACCGGGACCATTTGAATGGCCCCGGGATTTTCTGGGAAAAAACTTCCACATTCCTCCACTTTCTTCCGTCACCGCCCGTGGGCCCCATATCGTGGGATTGTCCTCCATTTGGACACAATATGGGGCGTCTAGAGGTGTGCGCTCGACACAAGATGCAGTGCTGGAGTGGGGTCAAAATCAATAGATTGGGGCAAAGTGGAGTAAAAAGGTGTTGATTGGGAGAGTGTCCCATGAGACAAACAGTCATCGGCAGAACGAGACAACAACGGGTCGCAAAGACCTGAACCAA
It contains:
- a CDS encoding MFS transporter; translation: MVIAGGAFADRQFRLFFGGVFFAVQAIWIQRVTLGWLAWERTGSARVVGLVAALSLLPTLFAGPFFGVLADRVEIKRAALVTNGLMALVLAVLAMIAGQVGPVGLGAAALAIGIISAAHHPIRMSLGPRLVEAEMVQHVVSATALNFNIARLVAPVFAGWIIATAGGGTALWIAAVCYLPMLAVLPVLRPRALQPRAPSPFLTDLRDGIGYAVRTPLIRQALLITLVFATVARGALEVLPVLADGGFGRGAAGLGFLTGAAGAGALASAVMKAAGVGAVGARIPLAVWAAAMAGQGAVIAMGLAPSWPLALAATALTGFCATWCGVSLQSAIQTDLPDGLRGRVMSLWVVVGFGTVAIGSLGIGALADATDVGNALAVAGALGAAAMGAVAVGVRARANHPM
- a CDS encoding Mrp/NBP35 family ATP-binding protein; translation: MSQTRETILDALRAVALPDGGDLVSRDMVRAVQVQGAKVSFIIEAATPEAAQAMGPVRDAAQALVERMDGVESAMVALTAPAPAKAAEPSTPPPSLKVGGHMKPQEGPMKPSGVKRIIGIGSGKGGVGKSTVSTNLAVALARQGRKVGLLDADIYGPSVPRMMGVNKRPASPDGKTIIPLQGHGVTLMSIGFMLPEEKAVVWRGPMLMGALQQMLTQVEWGELDVLLVDLPPGTGDVAMTLCQKSDVTGAIIVSTPQDVALLDAKKALDMFNTLKTPILGLIENMGAFHCPNCGHEAHIFGQGGVMSAAAEAGLPFLGTLPIDLETRVAGDAGVPIASGDSPMAEAYAALARRFIDGGMA